In a single window of the Trypanosoma brucei brucei TREU927 chromosome 6, complete sequence genome:
- a CDS encoding adenosine transporter 1, putative (similarity to GP:5565973: adenosine transporter 1 {Trypanosoma brucei}(PMID:10514517)) gives MLGFYSVPEFVVYVTFIFFGMSVMNVTNAIYSIPFFFKEYYKFAQGDADVQPKDEGFWKHMFTYYNVVVYTMQVLLEAFMLTPLGRRFPIRWRLTFGLAVPIVEIIVILVIPVVRTSEDAAKAAMMMIAFIGGVSKTLCDSGNAALVGPFPTKFYGAVVWGLGISGLLTSFMSIIIKVSMDDSFSSLLTQSRIYFGLIMLLQVIACILLVLLRKNPYAMRYAAELRFDAKKSGTKDSNGLVDVADARGTGPADEECEREADERSDINVMNATTDPDTMRDTDQLENMTNAKQMLDASVMVVAKRIWPMLVSCFFVFFATLLVFPGVFFAVKTDVPSGWYFTIVAAMYNLGDFLSRLVLQFKRLHPSPRGVVIGTFSRLLVIPLLALCVYDVISGPWVPYVLCLIWGLTNGYFGGMSMIYGPRTGSLTTAGQRSLAAICINLALLLGLFGGAMSAMAVIKALPH, from the coding sequence ATGCTCGGTTTTTATTCAGTACCTGAATTTGTCGTTTACGTcaccttcatcttttttgggATGTCGGTGATGAATGTGACGAATGCCATCTATTCGAtaccatttttctttaaggAGTACTACAAGTTTGCTCAGGGGGACGCTGATGTACAGCCGAAGGACGAAGGCTTTTGGAAGCACATGTTCACGTACTACAATGTCGTTGTGTACACTATGCAGGTGCTTTTGGAGGCCTTCATGCTTACGCCACTGGGAAGAAGGTTTCCAATACGCTGGCGGCTCACCTTTGGTCTGGCGGTTCCTATCGTGGAGATCATTGTGATTTTAGTGATCCCTGTGGTCCGCACAAGCGAGGACGCGGCAAAGGCGGCTATGATGATGATCGCCTTCATTGGTGGTGTTTCGAAGACATTGTGTGACTCTGGTAATGCCGCACTTGTAGGGCCGTTTCCCACCAAGTTCTACGGTGCCGTCGTTTGGGGTCTCGGTATATCCGGGCTTCTCACCTCATTCATGTCTATTATCATCAAGGTATCTATGGACGATAGCTTTTCCAGCTTGCTTACACAGTCGCGGATATACTTTGGACTAATTATGCTTCTTCAGGTGATCGCGTGCATTCTTCTAGTTTTACTGAGGAAGAACCCCTACGCCATGAGGTATGCTGCAGAGTTAAGGTTTGACGCAAAGAAGAGTGGTACAAAGGACTCCAACGGTTTAGTCGACGTAGCCGATGCGAGAGGAACTGGTCCTGCAGACGAGGAATGCGAACGTGAGGCGGATGAAAGGTCTGACATAAATGTGATGAATGCCACGACAGATCCAGATACAATGAGAGATACCGACCAGTTGGAAAATATGACTAACGCAAAACAAATGTTGGACGCGAGTGTTATGGTTGTGGCAAAGCGTATTTGGCCCATGCTTGTTTCCTGTTTCTTTGTGTTCTTTGCAACACTTCTCGTCTTCCCTGGTGTGTTCTTTGCTGTCAAGACGGATGTTCCCAGTGGGTGGTATTTCACCATCGTCGCTGCGATGTACAACTTGGGTGACTTCCTATCTCGCCTTGTCCTTCAGTTCAAGCGGTTGCACCCTTCGCCACGTGGCGTTGTGATCGGAACCTTTTCGCGTTTGTTGGTTATTCCACTGCTTGCACTTTGCGTGTACGATGTTATTAGTGGCCCGTGGGTCCCTTATGTTCTTTGCCTTATTTGGGGCCTTACGAATGGCTACTTTGGCGGCATGTCGATGATTTATGGACCGCGTACCGGATCCCTTACAACAGCGGGCCAGAGGTCCCTTGCTGCCATTTGCATTAATTTGGCCCTTCTTCTTGGCCTCTTCGGTGGTGCCATGTCTGCCATGGCGGTTATAAAAGCTCTTCCGCATTAA